A window of Silurus meridionalis isolate SWU-2019-XX chromosome 28, ASM1480568v1, whole genome shotgun sequence contains these coding sequences:
- the LOC124381171 gene encoding LOW QUALITY PROTEIN: girdin-like (The sequence of the model RefSeq protein was modified relative to this genomic sequence to represent the inferred CDS: deleted 2 bases in 1 codon): protein MSQTVENVKYTEDRGEHIERVVEIYESADAVRDHIQIPTNDPNIKTQQPVLWITCNNTIYSDNNLTIERDQLQTSYNNLTVERDQLQTRYNNLTIERGRLQTSYNNLNRERDQLKTSYNNLTIESDQLQTRYNNLTIERGWLQTNYNNLTIEKDQLQTSYNNLTIEREQLQTSYNNLTKESDQLQTRYNNLTIERGWLQTNYNNLTIEKDQLQTSYNNLTIERDQLQTSYNNLTKESDQLQTRYNNLTIERGWLQTNYKT from the exons ATGTCTCAGACTGTTGAGAATGTGAAATACACTGAGGATAGAGGAGAGCACATCGAGAGGGTGGTGGAAATCTATGAAAGTGCAGACGCTGTTAGAGATCATATTCAAATACCAACAAATGATCCCAACATTAAGACTCAACAACCAG TGCTGTGGATCACATGCaacaatacaatatacagtgACAATAACCTGACTATAGAAagagaccagttacagaccagttacaacaacctgactgtagagagagaccagttacagaccagataTAACAACCTGACTATAGAGAGAGGCCGGTTACAGACCAGTTACAACAATctgaatagagagagagaccagttaAAGACCAGTTACAACAATCTGACTATAGAGAGCGACCAGTTACAAACCAGATACAACAACCTGACTATAGAGAGAGGCTGGTTACAGACAAATTACAACAACCTGACTATAGAGaaagaccagttacagaccagttACAATAACCTgactatagagagagag cagttaCAAACCAGTTACAATAACCTGACTAAAGAGAGCGACCAGTTACAAACCAGATATAACAACCTGACTATAGAGAGAGGCTGGTTACAGACAAATTACAACAACCTGACTATAGAGaaagaccagttacagaccagttACAATAACCTGACTATAGAGAGAGACCAGTTACAAACCAGTTACAATAACCTGACTAAAGAGAGCGACCAGTTACAAACCAGATATAACAACCTGACTATAGAGAGAGGCTGGTTACAGACAAATTACAAAACCTGA
- the LOC124381394 gene encoding C-type lectin domain family 4 member M-like, protein TIVKDQLQTSYNNLNRERDQLQTSYNNLTKERDQLQTSYNSLTIERDQFQTSYNNLTMKRDQLQTSYNNLTIEKDQLQTSYNNLTIERDRLQTRYNNLTIERDHLQTSYNNLTIERDQLQTSYNNLTVKTDQLQTNYNNLTKERDQLQTSYNNLTIERDQLQTSYNNLTIERYQLQSRYNNLTIEIGWLQTNYNKLTIERDQLQTSYNNLTIERDQLQTSYNNLTIERDQLQTSYNNLAIERNQLQTNNSNLITQKNQLQNEKDRLQRMLTDTYTRLGWKYFNSSFYYIFTGIKTWTGSRQDCINRGADLVIINSAEEQKFIINQLNNKEAWIGLSDIETVQVWKWVDGSPLTTAFWYAGQPNNYNNNERCVKIETNQRGKQWNNVPCFVTLSWICEKNVFL, encoded by the exons ACTATAGTGaaagaccagttacagaccagttACAACAATctgaatagagagagagaccagttaCAAACCAGTTACAATAACCTGACTAAAGAgagagaccagttacagaccagttACAACAGCCTAACTATAGAGAGAGACCAGTTCCAGACAAGTTACAATAACCTGACTATGAAAagagaccagttacagaccagttACAACAATCTGACTATAGAGaaagaccagttacagaccagttACAACAATCTGACTATAGAAAGAGACAGGttacagaccagatacaacaACCTGACGATAGAGAGAGACCACTTACAGACCAGTTACAACAATCTGACTATAGAGAGAGACCAATTACAGACCAGTTACAATAACCTGACTGTAAAGACAGACCAGTTACAAACCAATTACAATAACCTGACTAAAGAgagagaccagttacagaccagttacaacaacctgactatagagagagaccagttacagaccagcTACAACAATCTGACTATAGAGAGATACCAGTTACAGTCCAGATACAACAATCTGACTATAGAGATAGGATGGTTACAAACAAATTACAACAAACTGACTATAGAgagagaccagttacagaccagttACAATAACCTGACTATAGAgagagaccagttacagaccagttACAATAACCTGACTATAGAgagagaccagttacagaccagttACAACAACCTGGCTATAGAGAGAAACCAGCTGCAAACCAACAACAGCAACCTGATAACCCAAAAGAACCAGCTACAGAATGAGAAAGACAGACTTCAGAGAATGTTGACAG ACACATATACCAGACTGGGATGGAAATATTTTAACAGCAGTTTTTACTACATCTTTACTGGGATAAAAACCTGGACTGGGAGCAGACAGGACTGCATCAACAGAGGAGCAGACCTGGTGATCATAAACAGCGCCGAGGAAcaa AAGTTCATCATTAATCAGCTCAACAACAAGGAGGCTTGGATTGGTCTGAGTGACATTGAGACAGTGCAGGTTTGGAAATGGGTGGACGGTTCACCACTGACCACTGC GTTCTGGTATGCAGGGCAaccaaataattataataataatgagcgCTGTGTTAAGATCGAGACTAATCAACGTGGTAAACAATGGAATAATGTTCCGTGTTTTGTTACATTATCCTGGATCTGtgagaaaaatgtgtttctgtAA